DNA sequence from the Nakaseomyces glabratus chromosome E, complete sequence genome:
ACGAACCAGAGGTCAAGAAGGCTTATGAAGCTGGCGACTTGATGTTCGGTACTGTTGATACTTGGCTGATTTACCATTTGACCGCTAGCAACGCTTTTGTCTCTGATGTAACTAATGCAAGCAGAACTGGTTTCATGAACTTGGATACCAGAGATTATGACGATGAATTAGTTGAATTCTGGGGTATTGACAGAAATAAGATCAACTTCCCAAAGATCGTGTCATCTGCTGAATACTACGGTGACTTGAGCATTCCAAAGTTGTTTAAGTCTCAAGTCCCAGGACATATTTGGGAATTGTTATTGAAATACACCGAAGGTGAATTTCAAGTACCAATTCAAGGCTGTCTAGGTGACCAAAGTGCCTCATTGGTAGGCCAGATGGCTTTTAAACCTGGTGCCGCCAAATGTACCTATGGTACGGGTTGTTTCTTACTATACAACACTGGCTGcaagaaattgatttctAAGCATGGTGCTTTGACAACTTTCTCTTACTGGTTCCCATACttggaagaaaaggaaaaccCAGAGTATGGTGCCCCACACTTTGCCTTGGAAGGTTCCGTCGCTGTCGCTGGTGCCGTTGTGCAATGGTTACGTGACAACTTGCGTTTAATTCCAAAGGCTGAAGATGTTGGACCAATTGCCAATTCTGTTCCAGACTCTGGTGGTGTTGTTTTTGTTCCAGCATTCAGTGGTCTATTCGCACCATACTGGGATCCAGAGGCTAGAGGTACCATCATGGGTATGTCTCAATACACAACCGCTTCTCACATTGCTAGAGCAGCTGTTGAAGCTGTTTGTTTCCAAGCCCGTGCCATTCTATTGGCTATGAGTAACGATGCCATGGGTGAAGCCGAGAAGGATAGTACTTTTAAGACTGAGATCAGCGAAGAGGGTTCATATCAAAAGTCTTTACTATCTACATTGGCTGTTGATGGTGGTATGTCCCGTTCAGATGAAGTCATGCAAATCCAAGCTGACATCTTGGGTCCATGTGTCAAAGTTAGAAGATCTCCAACTGCTGAGTGTACTGCTTTAGGTGCTGCAGTTGCCGCTAACATGGCCTACGAAAGACCACAAGACCGTGTCCTATGGAGAGATCTTCAAGACGCTAAGAACTGGATTTTCTATGAAGGTATGACTAAATCCGAATATCAAGCTAAGGAGACTAAGCAAAACTTGAAGATTTTCAGAAGCCAATCTACTGATGAAGACAGACACAAGCACTGGATTCAATGGGAAGCTGCTGTTAAGAGAAGCAAAGGCTGGCTAAAGGATGTTGAAGGTGAACATCCTGTAGTAGCATGATTCTTGGTTTAGACGTTAAGCTTGAAACCTATTGTATTTTATCATTCTAAAATGACGATTTATGACTAACCATCGCATGATCAGTACTTTTCCACTATAATTTTATATTCTAAAGTGTTGATACTACTACAACTTTAAAATGAGTCTTGGATGAAACAATACatgtaaaaataataattcgAAAGACTCATTGTTATTAAAGTATTACCAGTGTCATCAATTCAATACTTTTATCTTAAATATTCCATACTGTTCTAACTGATTTATACTATATATACAAAGTataaaatgaatatattccaACACTATAACATTACAAAAACTAATATTATTCCTCCAACTCTATCTATACCCTAAATATTGATTCCTGGTAAAAGAGTGTCCTTGGGCGACATATAGTAGCAAACTACATGGGGTTAACATTTATTGATAAAATGAATAGTTTGTGACTGCTATTGATTTTGGATCCGATTTTTACCACCCACACACCCaagtattttatatttgttcGATATCCATGCACACAAAATATGATTTCCTAATTAAGAAATGTGTAGCCAAGTTTCGTAGTTAGGCATCACAGGTCATCgcatttctgaaaaattttgtgaAATTTTCCAGACTACAATTCGTCTTTGGTAAATACTAGAAAGATATAAATGTAGTCTGTtcttgtattatattaacaTTTAACTTTTAGCAACCTTACACTTTTTCTTTAAGTGTCATTTAATAGAAAACCACGTAAACAGACAAGACTGACATAAAAATGGCTCCAGGTAAGAAGGTTGCTCCAGCTCCATTGGCTGCTAAGAACGCTAAGTCTAACAAGGCTAAGAACCCATTGACCAACTCTACTCCAAAGAACTTTGGTATCGGTCAATCCATCCAACCAAAGAGAAACTTGTCTAGATACGTCAAGTGGCCAGAATATGTCAGATTGCAAAGACAAAAGAAGATCTTGTCCATCAGATTGAAGGTTCCTCCAACCATTGCTCAATTCCAATACACTTTGGACAGAAACACTGCTGCTGAAACTTTCAAGCTTTTCAACAAGTACAGACCAGAAACTGCTtctgaaaagaaggaaagaTTGGTCAAGGAAGCTGCTGCCATTGCCGAAGGTAAGACCAGACAAGAAGCTTCTCCAAAGCCATACAACGTCAAGTTCGGTTTGAACCACGTTGTTTCCTTgattgaaaacaagaagGCTAAGTTGGTTTTGATTGCCAACGATGTTGACCCAATTGAATTGGTTATCTTCTTGCCAGCTTTGTGTAAGAAGATGGGTATTCCATACGCCATTGTCAAGGGTAAGGCTAGATTGGGTACTTTGGTTAACCAAAAGACCTCCGCTGTCGCCGCTTTGACCGAAGTCAGAGCTGAAGACGAAGCTGCTTTGTCCAAgttgatcaccaccatTAACTCTAACTTCGCTGACAAGTACGATGAAGTCAAGAAGCACTGGGGTGGTGGTATCATGGGTAACAAGGCTCAAGCTAAGTTGGCCAAGAGAGCTAAGGCTGCTGAAGGTAACTAAGGATTTTAAAAACCTGCATGAttcttttgcattttttctAAAACCTTAAAACTTTCTTACATTCTTAACTTGTTTTGGAGACTTAAACCTTTTCTTTGCTAGGAGACTACTGAAATTTGGTGGACTCTTTCCTTTCTActaacttttttttttaaagcAATCTGAATTTTTTcatctgaaaaaaaatggttgCACAACGGAAAAACTTAAAGTGAATTGTTAACTCAAGATATCATTTTAggagattgaaaaaattgcgTGATTCGTTGACAGCTTCTGAGTAATACCTGAAGAGAAACTTCTGGGTATTGCGTTGACGTTGCTTTTAGAAtcgttatttttttctttgtgtgttgaaattaatatataaagttGTGGAGAAGtaagaaaacaaagatGAGATAACTAATAAAGAAACGGAATTAAGTTTCCAtaccaaaaaaaactaattttttaattattttttcgatatgatatttttttttcaatctctGTTGAATTGATCATAATTTCAACAGGCCCCATGCATATATATTCATGACTTATGAAAGGCCAACTgtataatagtaataatctTTTTGCGATTCAAGAAAGATATAACTTTGAGTTATATTGCAGTGGTTTACTCTTCAGAGAAAGAGTAAAGCGCAAAGTAAATTTCGATCGTAGATTGTAGGAGGTGATCTCATGGAATTTGTAGTTTTTCCGCCACTTTTGCAATCGCAGCCTTTGTAGCCCCGTAGAACCTTATATCCCTTTGAAGCATTGCCAGACAAAAGCAATGTCACCAAGAAACCGTGAAACTGATAAACATGCGTATTACGTGATATGCACCgtactttttcaaattttttttggacGAATATTAGTCCGGGTAAACAACGCACTCCCAGAGTAGTAGAAGCACACAAGTGAAAGTTAAAGAAGAGTAAACATTCGTAGAAAATAAGTAAATTCGTTCGTATTCAACTATACCTCCCCAAATGCATTATTTTCAGAGAAGCAATATCATATAAAACGACAATTGACCATGACAAACCGTTCTTCGTTGTAAAGTAGAGAAACGCCCTTTTTTATCTTCCTCGCCTCGCCTCGCCTCGCCTCGCCTCCCCAAAAGCCTAAAGCACCGTACAACAGAACATCGATTTGTTCTTTGGAATTCTAAttgtctctctctctctctctggctctggctctcTCTGGCTCTTTCACTTGATTTTTGTGATACAACTGGTAAAACAGTTCTACGACCAATTGGCCCATTTTCGAGGGAAGGGGGGGGATTGTCTCTTGCAAGTTTCGTTCTTTGCTTAGACAGACACGTACAAGACACGTACAGACACGTACAAGACACACTCTCACAACAGAGACAAGATctcaaaatttcagaattttcttttctctcGAGTATAAAAAGGATTGCCTTTCTCTGtctcaaatattttttcccCTTCCCTGTAGTAAAACGAGTAACGAGGAATTGGAATTGCACACTAGGgaagaaactgaaactAGTATCGCAAGAAGCAGAAAGTActagaagaaaagaaaaaagaaatcgaAAACTTTACTATCAATATAACAAAAATCATGGCCgaacaagttgaagaagtcCCAGTAGAGAACCACGAGGAAGTTATCCACAGTTCGTTGTTTGAAATTGATCCAGAGGATACTATTTTCATTGGTAACGTTGCCCATGAGTGTAGTCCCGAGGACATAGAGGCCATCTTCAAGGAGGAATTCGGTGATGTGCAAGTTGACATCCCTCAAAAGGAACACAAAGAACACACTCCAGCCAGCAAGCACGCTTTGGTGAAATTCCCATCGCAGATCGACTACACTGCCTTGAAGGAGAAGTACAACAGAACCGTTGTCAAGGAAAGAGAGATTCACATCAAGAAGGCTAGAACCCAGGAGGAGCTACGTAACATGAGCAGATTCAGACGTGGTGGCTTCCGTGGCGGTCGCGGTGGTTTCCGTGGCGGCCGTGGCGGCTTCAGAGGTGGCCGTGGTGGTTTCCGTGGCGGCCGTGGCGGCTTCAGAGGTGGCCGTGGCGGTTTCCGTGGAGGTAGAAATCAAAACAGAGTGCCATTGAGCGAGCTAGAGAGATCTACCGACACTTTGTACATTAACAACGTCCCCTATGACGCCACCAAGGAGGAATTGGCCTCCTTATTCGGCACCACTGCCGAAAATGTG
Encoded proteins:
- the RPL8A gene encoding 60S ribosomal protein eL8 (CAGL0E03938g~Ortholog(s) have role in maturation of LSU-rRNA and cytosolic large ribosomal subunit localization) encodes the protein MAPGKKVAPAPLAAKNAKSNKAKNPLTNSTPKNFGIGQSIQPKRNLSRYVKWPEYVRLQRQKKILSIRLKVPPTIAQFQYTLDRNTAAETFKLFNKYRPETASEKKERLVKEAAAIAEGKTRQEASPKPYNVKFGLNHVVSLIENKKAKLVLIANDVDPIELVIFLPALCKKMGIPYAIVKGKARLGTLVNQKTSAVAALTEVRAEDEAALSKLITTINSNFADKYDEVKKHWGGGIMGNKAQAKLAKRAKAAEGN
- the GUT1 gene encoding glycerol kinase (CAGL0E03916g~Ortholog(s) have glycerol kinase activity and mitochondrion localization), yielding MISVNDGNIQMDKDGNIPLIASIDVGTTSSRVIFFNKQGQEVAKHQIEYSTSASTQKYAVHGSRRQSIKDQTKMANPEKDKPVFTSEGIAIKENEYLTIEEFHGANEGPTLKFPKPGWVECNPMNVLVNVVQCLGTTYELLDNLNNDRAQNNLPLYRVDCVGVANMRETTIVWSKKTGMPIVDYGIVWNDTRTLDLVKRKKKETEKEKRLRMKDKTGLSVFSTYFSCSKLVWLLENEPEVKKAYEAGDLMFGTVDTWLIYHLTASNAFVSDVTNASRTGFMNLDTRDYDDELVEFWGIDRNKINFPKIVSSAEYYGDLSIPKLFKSQVPGHIWELLLKYTEGEFQVPIQGCLGDQSASLVGQMAFKPGAAKCTYGTGCFLLYNTGCKKLISKHGALTTFSYWFPYLEEKENPEYGAPHFALEGSVAVAGAVVQWLRDNLRLIPKAEDVGPIANSVPDSGGVVFVPAFSGLFAPYWDPEARGTIMGMSQYTTASHIARAAVEAVCFQARAILLAMSNDAMGEAEKDSTFKTEISEEGSYQKSLLSTLAVDGGMSRSDEVMQIQADILGPCVKVRRSPTAECTALGAAVAANMAYERPQDRVLWRDLQDAKNWIFYEGMTKSEYQAKETKQNLKIFRSQSTDEDRHKHWIQWEAAVKRSKGWLKDVEGEHPVVA
- the SBP1 gene encoding Sbp1p (CAGL0E03960g~Ortholog(s) have eukaryotic initiation factor 4G binding, mRNA binding activity, role in negative regulation of translation in response to stress and P-body, cytoplasmic stress granule, nucleolus localization) yields the protein MAEQVEEVPVENHEEVIHSSLFEIDPEDTIFIGNVAHECSPEDIEAIFKEEFGDVQVDIPQKEHKEHTPASKHALVKFPSQIDYTALKEKYNRTVVKEREIHIKKARTQEELRNMSRFRRGGFRGGRGGFRGGRGGFRGGRGGFRGGRGGFRGGRGGFRGGRNQNRVPLSELERSTDTLYINNVPYDATKEELASLFGTTAENVSMPMRKSRDHETGALVASETLNRGMAFVTYAEFTGDISAKASEFNGKTLKDRALIVDVAVVKQDEPEQEEKENSQEEEQQQEKEEAKEEPAQE